Proteins encoded together in one Vigna angularis cultivar LongXiaoDou No.4 chromosome 5, ASM1680809v1, whole genome shotgun sequence window:
- the LOC108340383 gene encoding acyl-coenzyme A oxidase 3, peroxisomal-like isoform X3 codes for MDHRVSRRTEILTNHLLRRAPPPSSVLQPHRCLSYSPPELSNEFAFDLREMRRLMDGHNLEDRDWLFSVIVQSALFNRRERGGRIFVCPDYNQSMEQQREATMRRIEYLVERGVFRGWLTGEGPEEELRKLALHEVIGMYDHSLAVKLVVHYFLWGGAVKFLGTKRHHDKWLSATENYDMKGCFALSELGHGSNVRGIETITTYDSNTGEFVVNTPCESGQKYWIGGADHATHTIVFSQLYINGSNQGVHAFIAQIRDSDGNICPNIRIADCGHKIGVNGVDNGRIWFDNVRIPRENLLNSVGDVSPTGEYLSAIKNVDQRFAAFLAPLTSGRVIIVGIAVYISKISLAIAVRYALTRRAFSITPNGPEVLLLDYPSHQRRLLPLLAKVYAMSFSANDLKMMYVKRTPKSNKAIHIISSAYKATFTWNNMRTLRECREACGGQGVKSENRVGLFMGEFDAQSTFEGDNNVLMQQDVLGLLRSLYAVISVMKMLPFFDMDTCQQRIASAARKEVAKLCAELRPHALALVSSFGIPDAFLSPIAYNWVDSNSWSSQKLMQISAFQ; via the exons ATGGATCACCGTGTCTCCCGTCGAACCGAGATCCTAACCAACCACCTCCTCCGCCGTGCACCGCCGCCTTCCTCCGTTCTGCAGCCCCACCGCTGCCTGAGCTACTCCCCTCCCGAGCTCTCCAACGAATTCGCGTTCGACTTGCGAGAGATGCGACGGTTAATGGACGGACACAATCTGGAGGACCGCGATTGGCTCTTCTCCGTCATCGTGCAGAGCGCACTCTTCAACCGTCGCGAGCGCGGCGGCAGAATTTTCGTCTGCCCCGACTACAACCAGTCCATGGAGCAGCAGCGCGAAGCCACAATGAGGCGCATAGAGTATCTTGTGGAGAGAGGGGTTTTCCGAGGGTGGCTCACTGGCGAGGGTCCGGAGGAGGAGCTGAGGAAACTTGCGCTCCATGAGGTTATAGGGATGTATGATCACTCCCTTGCTGTTAAGCTTGTGGTTCACTACTTCCTCTG GGGAGGAGCCGTGAAGTTTTTAGGAACCAAGCGCCATCATGACAAGTGGTTAAGTGCTACTGAAAACTATGACATGAAGGGTTGTTTTGCTTTGTCTGAGTTGGGCCATGGAAGTAAT GTGCGAGGAATTGAAACAATCACTACCTATGATTCAAACACTGGAGAATTTGTAGTCAATACTCCATGTGAATCGGGCCAGAAGTATTGGATTGGTGGTGCAGAT CATGCAACACATACTATAGTCTTTTCACAGCTCTATATAAATGGAAGCAATCAAGGGGTGCATGCATTCATTGCCCAAATCAGGGATTCAGATGGAAACATATGTCCAAACATTCGAATAGCCGATTGTGGTCACAAAATTGGTGTAAATGGAGTTGATAATGGCCGTATCTG GTTTGATAATGTGAGGATACCTCGGGAGAATTTGTTGAATTCTGTGGGTGATGTTTCCCCAACTGGTGAATATTTGAGTGCCATAAAAAATGTTGATCAG AGGTTTGCTGCTTTCTTAGCCCCTTTGACCAGTGGTCGGGTTATTATTGTTGGTATTGCTGTTTACATTTCCAAG ATTAGCTTGGCCATTGCTGTAAGATATGCACTGACAAGGAGGGCATTCTCCATTACACCAAATGGGCCTGAAGTTTTACTTCTTGATTACCCTAGTCATCAACGGCGTCTGTTACCTTTACTTGCAAAGGT ATATGCAATGAGTTTTTCTGCAAATGACCTCAAAATGATGTATGTTAAAAGAACACCGAAGTCAAACAAAGCAATTCATATTATCTCTAGTGCATACAAGGCTACTTTTACTTGGAATAATATGCGTACTCTTCGG GAATGTCGTGAAGCCTGCGGAGGCCAAGGAGTTAAATCTGAAAATCGTGTTGGTCTTTTCATGGGTGAATTTGATGCGCAATCAACATTTGAGGGGGACAACAATGTTCTGATGCAGCAG GATGTGTTGGGTCTATTGAGATCGTTGTATGCTGTAATAAGTGTGATGAAGATGCTACCTTTCTTCGATATGGATACTTGTCAACAGAGAATTGCATCTGCAGCGAGGAAAGAGGTGGCAAAGCTATGTGCTGAACTTCGACCACATGCACTTGCCTTGGTCAGTTCCTTTGGTATTCCTGATGCTTTCTTGAGCCCTATTGCATATAACTGGGTTGATTCAAATTCTTGGTCTTCTCAAAAGCTTATGCAAATTTCTGCATTTCAATAG